In Flavobacterium sp. N3904, one DNA window encodes the following:
- a CDS encoding tyrosine-type recombinase/integrase, translating into MKKTIKTPAFQNHLNDYDHFIKVRNYKTGNTEMYQNVVSEFLIWLEESGITKIKRVTSKEFVSYFEYLTTRPKKRGTGTLGEKTIKFHVFALGLFVLNLLENKAIEKGFFIPTYGNGNQKSRNVLTVEEIKTVYQHCQSGLERALLSVAYGCGLRRSEIEALDVKDIQLSSGMLIVRKGKGNKRREVPMSNSIIAHLKTYIIEERYQLLAGKTVLEDALFVNAKGKRTSGEQLNEILKRMIEQTQQYDLIQKEITLHCLRHSIAYHLGENNAGIEFIRGFLGHSQINTTYLYAIKNKKRKPITTF; encoded by the coding sequence ATGAAAAAAACGATAAAGACCCCAGCATTTCAGAACCACCTCAACGATTACGACCATTTTATCAAAGTCAGGAATTACAAAACAGGAAACACCGAAATGTACCAGAATGTAGTATCGGAGTTTCTTATCTGGCTGGAGGAATCGGGAATTACTAAAATCAAAAGAGTGACCAGCAAAGAATTCGTAAGCTATTTTGAGTATTTGACCACCAGACCCAAAAAGCGAGGCACGGGAACATTAGGGGAAAAGACTATCAAATTTCACGTATTCGCTTTGGGATTGTTTGTTCTGAATCTATTGGAAAACAAAGCTATTGAAAAGGGGTTTTTCATTCCAACCTATGGTAACGGAAACCAAAAATCAAGAAATGTCCTCACTGTAGAAGAAATCAAAACGGTATATCAACATTGCCAGAGCGGACTGGAAAGAGCTTTGCTGTCGGTTGCTTATGGCTGTGGTCTCAGACGTTCCGAGATAGAGGCTTTGGATGTAAAGGACATTCAACTGAGTTCAGGAATGCTCATTGTCAGAAAGGGAAAAGGAAACAAAAGACGTGAAGTTCCCATGAGCAACAGCATTATAGCCCACCTAAAGACATACATAATTGAAGAGCGTTATCAGCTATTAGCGGGAAAAACGGTACTGGAAGACGCTTTGTTTGTGAATGCCAAAGGAAAGCGCACCAGCGGTGAACAATTGAACGAAATCCTTAAGAGAATGATAGAACAAACCCAGCAATATGACCTAATCCAAAAAGAAATAACGCTCCATTGCCTACGCCACAGCATTGCGTACCACTTAGGGGAAAATAACGCAGGAATTGAGTTTATCAGGGGTTTTCTGGGACATTCCCAAATAAACACCACCTATTTATACGCTATCAAAAACAAAAAAAGAAAACCAATAACAACATTTTAA
- a CDS encoding DUF6443 domain-containing protein — MNKILFFSVLFLYSFFGYAQVETPNEELQPNKNISLLIVDPGEGGGTAWYLDHDKDGWGNIDTELYAIIQPADYVANSLDRDDNNANITNIAPQTFYRDADGDTFGNAAVTIYYSVKPATGYATNNTDCNDGDKTLNPNTVWYLDSDKDSFGISNVTTNKTQCVNPSVAGGVQYVRNSNDCNDGDATLNPNTVWYLDSDKDSFGISNVTTNKTQCANPSVAGGVQYVRNSNDCNDGDATLNPNTVWYLDSDKDSYGISNVTTNKTQCVNPSVAGGVQYVRNSNDCNDGDATLTPNTVWYLDSDKDSFGISNVTTNKTQCANPSVAGGVQYVRNATDCNDGDATLTPNTVWYLDSDKDSFGISNVTTNKTQCVNPSVAGGVQYVRNSNDCNDGDSTLNPNTVWYLDSDKDSFGISNVTTNKTQCANPSVAGGVQYVRNSNDCNDGDATLNPNTVWYLDSDKDSFGISNVTTNKTQCANPSVAGGVQYVRSSNDCNDGDATLNPNTVWYLDSDKDSFGISNVTTNKTQCTNPSVAGGVQYVRNSNDCNDGDATLTPNTVWYLDSDKDSFGISNVTTNKTQCANPSVAGGVQYVRNSTDCNDAAATVNPNTKWYADADADGLGDPASFLQQCTNPGGSYVLDNTDNCPLVSGSIANCENIKAPSLDHNYVITSTYKKATTTVYENPDPTQAQVNITYFDGLGRPMQQIANQQSNSGKDIITHIEYDPFGRQIRDYLPFVSTASNMVFDPNALTNTSSYYDTAIYDNTDNPFSEKKLESSPLNKVLKQAAPGADWAMDAGHEIKLDYQTNTETEVKLYKATATGPTSGLYEPIFSDGGNYSANELYKTITYDENSIANPSSTDEKLGSTVEFKNKEGQVVLKRTYESSTKHDTYYVYDQFGNLTYVLPPLVSNPSAELDGLCYQYKYDSRNRLAEKKLPGKQWEFIVYDKLDRPVATGPAKSPFKNDTAVGWLVTKYDAFGRPVYTGWLNAAASSATRSSMQVAQNNSSNLFESKKTNAVIDLIPAFYTTDTAPTGIKLLTVNYYDTYDFPNADVSSTVLGQTVLANTKTLATGSWTRAVTTPSSIAGETTTIYYDAKARPIRSAVTNYLTGYTNTDSELDAFSGQLKSTITKHKRTGAPADVEIVVKEVFDYSPQGRLRTHTHKIGTAVVEQLLADNTYDELGQLTCKKVGNTSSVPLQKVDYSYNIRGWMTGINNDPTNNLVLNTTEKDLFGFKINYNTVKNETGYTGKELYNGNISETYWRTSSDNVLRKYGYKYDNLNRLKNAIFQKPGNANPVPQSYDENLTYDQNGNIRTLVRFGDMEGALPPNGIDNLIYTYQTNSNMLLNVLDNSNNNISGFVDGNKSGDDYTYDANGNLITDKNKNITAIVYNQLNLPTKITFGTTGTIEYIYNAAGQKLEKIVTQGTTVTSTNYLGGFQYTKPHLGTWTLQFFPTAEGYIKNTVVNSANTYSYVFNYTDHLGNVRLSYSDADKNGVIVSSEILDESHYYPFGLKHIGYVTALGTDNKYKFNGKELQDELGLNMYDYGARNYDPALGRWMNIDPLAEKYFGATPYNYVLDNPVNAIDPDGMDIYLLTESGRTILALKEKDKKTDTMYAVKNSSITDITSSSGTKDTTSIFDMKDTNGDGQFTKDDGVTVKSGLIGQMVNSSGKIDGQDYYSSKSEYSKENEDAYLNLFKYASDNSNAEFGLHTYNDKGNTMMRFVTKADTGAVFSPNAFGILNSDVIYSYHSHPGIRTYRSVEEFSIQGNTGDSDYGHSYYQKRNYPNYIYFPNSSRLYNVTPTTINYIKRINNPKDLKK; from the coding sequence ATGAATAAAATATTATTTTTTAGCGTTTTATTTCTGTATTCTTTTTTTGGGTATGCGCAAGTTGAAACGCCAAATGAAGAACTGCAACCGAATAAAAATATATCTTTACTAATAGTTGACCCTGGAGAAGGGGGCGGTACTGCATGGTATTTGGATCATGATAAGGATGGATGGGGCAATATAGATACCGAATTATATGCTATAATACAACCCGCAGATTATGTTGCAAATTCTCTCGATCGAGATGACAATAATGCTAATATAACCAACATTGCTCCACAAACTTTTTACAGGGATGCAGATGGGGATACATTTGGAAATGCCGCCGTAACGATATATTATAGTGTAAAACCTGCTACAGGGTATGCTACCAATAACACTGACTGTAATGACGGAGATAAAACTTTAAATCCAAACACGGTTTGGTATCTTGATTCCGATAAAGATAGCTTCGGAATATCAAACGTAACGACTAATAAAACACAGTGCGTCAATCCAAGCGTAGCTGGAGGAGTGCAGTATGTTCGTAATTCAAATGACTGTAATGACGGAGATGCAACTTTAAATCCAAACACGGTTTGGTATCTTGATTCGGATAAAGATAGCTTCGGAATATCAAATGTAACGACTAATAAAACACAGTGCGCCAATCCAAGCGTAGCTGGCGGAGTGCAGTATGTTCGTAATTCAAATGACTGTAATGACGGAGATGCAACTTTAAATCCAAACACGGTTTGGTATCTTGACTCAGATAAAGATAGCTACGGAATATCCAACGTCACGACCAATAAAACACAGTGCGTCAATCCAAGCGTAGCTGGCGGAGTGCAGTATGTTCGTAATTCAAATGACTGTAATGACGGAGATGCAACTTTGACCCCCAATACGGTTTGGTATCTTGATTCGGATAAAGATAGCTTCGGAATATCAAACGTAACGACTAATAAAACACAGTGCGCCAATCCAAGCGTCGCTGGCGGAGTGCAGTATGTTCGTAATGCAACCGACTGTAATGACGGAGATGCAACTTTGACCCCCAATACGGTTTGGTATCTTGATTCGGATAAAGATAGCTTCGGAATATCCAACGTCACGACCAATAAAACACAGTGCGTCAATCCAAGCGTAGCTGGCGGAGTGCAGTATGTTCGTAATTCAAATGACTGTAATGACGGAGATTCAACTTTAAATCCAAACACGGTTTGGTATCTTGATTCGGATAAAGATAGCTTCGGAATATCAAACGTAACGACCAATAAAACACAGTGCGCCAATCCAAGCGTAGCTGGCGGAGTGCAGTATGTTCGTAATTCAAATGACTGTAATGACGGAGACGCAACTTTAAATCCAAACACGGTTTGGTATCTTGACTCTGATAAAGATAGCTTCGGAATATCAAACGTAACGACTAATAAAACACAGTGCGCCAATCCAAGCGTAGCTGGCGGAGTACAGTATGTTCGTAGTTCAAATGACTGTAATGACGGAGATGCAACTTTAAATCCAAACACGGTTTGGTATCTTGATTCGGATAAAGATAGCTTCGGAATATCAAACGTAACGACTAATAAAACACAGTGCACCAATCCAAGCGTAGCTGGCGGAGTGCAGTATGTTCGTAATTCAAATGACTGTAATGACGGAGATGCAACTTTGACCCCCAATACAGTTTGGTATCTTGATTCGGATAAAGATAGCTTCGGAATATCAAACGTCACAACAAATAAAACACAGTGCGCCAATCCAAGCGTAGCTGGCGGAGTGCAGTATGTTCGTAATTCAACTGACTGTAATGATGCGGCTGCAACCGTAAATCCGAATACCAAATGGTATGCAGATGCTGACGCTGATGGATTGGGAGATCCTGCCAGTTTTCTGCAGCAATGTACCAATCCAGGAGGTAGCTATGTGTTAGACAATACCGATAATTGTCCTTTGGTTAGTGGGTCGATTGCTAATTGCGAAAATATAAAAGCGCCTTCACTGGATCATAACTATGTTATTACCTCTACTTATAAGAAAGCGACAACAACTGTTTATGAAAATCCCGATCCTACTCAAGCCCAGGTGAATATTACCTATTTTGATGGATTGGGCAGACCCATGCAGCAGATTGCCAATCAACAGTCCAATTCTGGAAAGGATATTATCACCCATATTGAATATGATCCTTTTGGAAGACAAATCAGGGATTATTTACCATTTGTGAGTACGGCAAGCAATATGGTCTTTGACCCAAATGCTTTAACGAACACCTCTTCGTATTATGACACAGCGATTTATGACAATACTGATAATCCTTTTTCGGAGAAAAAACTAGAATCTTCGCCACTCAATAAAGTGTTGAAGCAGGCCGCTCCAGGCGCTGACTGGGCGATGGATGCCGGTCACGAAATAAAATTGGATTACCAAACCAATACAGAGACGGAAGTAAAATTGTACAAAGCAACCGCAACAGGGCCCACATCCGGTTTGTACGAGCCTATTTTTTCAGACGGGGGAAATTATTCGGCAAATGAATTATACAAAACCATTACTTACGATGAGAATTCTATCGCTAATCCAAGCAGCACAGATGAAAAATTAGGGAGTACCGTGGAATTTAAAAATAAAGAAGGACAAGTTGTTTTGAAACGGACTTATGAATCCAGTACAAAGCACGATACCTATTATGTGTATGATCAATTCGGAAACCTGACGTATGTTTTGCCTCCCCTAGTGAGCAATCCTAGTGCAGAATTGGATGGGTTGTGTTACCAGTACAAATATGACAGCCGTAACCGCCTTGCCGAGAAAAAACTGCCGGGCAAGCAATGGGAGTTTATCGTTTATGACAAATTGGATCGCCCCGTGGCTACCGGACCAGCCAAGTCACCCTTCAAAAACGACACGGCTGTGGGTTGGTTGGTTACCAAGTACGATGCTTTTGGCAGACCGGTTTACACTGGCTGGTTGAACGCAGCGGCAAGTTCTGCAACCCGTAGCTCAATGCAAGTCGCACAAAACAATTCCTCAAATTTGTTTGAAAGCAAAAAAACCAATGCAGTGATTGATTTGATCCCAGCTTTTTATACTACTGATACAGCACCAACGGGTATCAAACTCCTTACCGTCAATTATTATGATACGTATGATTTTCCCAATGCCGATGTTTCGAGCACAGTACTAGGACAAACCGTTTTGGCCAATACTAAAACACTAGCCACCGGATCTTGGACAAGAGCCGTAACCACTCCATCATCTATAGCGGGAGAAACGACCACTATTTATTATGATGCCAAGGCCAGACCCATACGTAGTGCAGTAACCAATTATCTGACCGGGTATACCAACACCGACAGTGAATTGGATGCGTTTTCAGGGCAGTTGAAATCTACGATCACCAAACACAAACGTACAGGCGCCCCTGCCGATGTGGAGATTGTTGTAAAAGAAGTATTTGATTATTCACCGCAAGGACGTTTGCGTACCCATACCCATAAGATTGGAACTGCTGTTGTAGAACAGCTATTGGCAGACAATACCTATGATGAATTGGGACAATTGACTTGTAAAAAAGTGGGGAATACCAGTAGTGTGCCTTTGCAAAAAGTAGATTACTCCTATAATATAAGAGGATGGATGACCGGAATCAATAATGACCCCACCAACAATTTGGTCTTAAATACTACCGAGAAAGATTTGTTTGGGTTTAAGATAAACTACAATACCGTAAAAAACGAAACAGGTTATACAGGTAAAGAATTATACAATGGCAATATAAGTGAAACGTATTGGCGTACTTCTTCAGATAATGTTTTGCGAAAATATGGGTATAAATATGACAACTTGAATCGCCTTAAAAATGCCATTTTCCAAAAACCGGGGAATGCAAATCCTGTTCCTCAATCTTATGATGAGAATTTGACTTATGATCAAAATGGGAATATCCGTACATTGGTAAGATTTGGAGATATGGAAGGTGCACTACCACCAAACGGGATTGACAATTTGATTTATACCTATCAGACCAACTCTAATATGCTATTGAATGTTTTGGACAATTCTAATAATAATATCAGTGGATTTGTTGACGGTAACAAATCAGGCGATGATTATACATATGATGCCAACGGAAATTTGATAACGGACAAGAACAAAAACATCACTGCCATTGTATATAACCAACTCAATTTACCTACGAAAATAACTTTTGGTACAACAGGTACAATTGAGTATATTTACAACGCTGCAGGGCAAAAGTTAGAGAAAATTGTGACCCAAGGCACAACGGTAACCAGTACCAATTATCTGGGCGGTTTTCAATACACCAAACCCCATTTGGGAACTTGGACATTGCAGTTTTTTCCAACAGCTGAAGGGTATATTAAAAATACAGTAGTCAATAGTGCCAATACTTACAGCTATGTGTTTAACTATACGGATCATTTGGGGAATGTGAGATTGAGTTACAGTGATGCAGATAAAAACGGAGTAATTGTAAGTTCTGAAATTTTAGACGAAAGTCATTATTATCCGTTCGGGCTGAAACATATAGGTTATGTTACTGCTTTGGGAACGGATAATAAGTATAAATTCAACGGGAAAGAACTGCAGGACGAGCTGGGGCTTAACATGTATGACTATGGAGCAAGGAATTACGACCCTGCACTTGGTCGCTGGATGAATATTGACCCGCTGGCGGAAAAGTATTTTGGAGCTACTCCATATAATTATGTATTGGATAATCCTGTTAATGCAATTGACCCCGATGGTATGGATATATATTTGCTTACGGAATCTGGAAGAACTATATTAGCTCTAAAAGAAAAAGATAAAAAAACAGATACAATGTATGCTGTTAAAAATAGTAGTATAACCGACATAACTTCTTCAAGTGGAACGAAGGACACTACTTCTATATTTGATATGAAAGACACTAATGGTGATGGACAATTTACTAAAGATGACGGTGTGACGGTAAAATCAGGACTGATTGGACAAATGGTAAATAGTTCTGGAAAAATTGATGGTCAAGATTATTATTCCTCAAAAAGTGAATATAGTAAAGAAAATGAAGATGCATATCTAAATCTTTTTAAATACGCATCTGATAATTCGAATGCTGAATTTGGATTACATACGTATAATGATAAAGGGAATACTATGATGCGATTTGTAACTAAAGCAGATACTGGAGCAGTATTTTCTCCTAATGCTTTTGGAATACTAAATTCAGATGTAATATATAGTTACCATAGTCATCCTGGCATAAGAACATATCGTTCTGTTGAAGAATTTAGCATTCAGGGGAATACTGGAGATAGTGATTATGGTCATTCTTACTATCAAAAGCGAAATTATCCAAATTATATATATTTTCCAAATTCTTCAAGATTGTATAATGTGACTCCTACTACAATTAATTATATAAAAAGAATAAATAATCCTAAAGATTTAAAAAAATAA
- a CDS encoding T9SS type A sorting domain-containing protein, whose product MKRKLLLLLLFYSCLGQSQDILWEKSYGGLHADYLFDAQPTADYGFILAGSSLSEKTGNKEENNRGDLDYWIWKMNEKGDLDWQKSLGGSGFDLLQSIKNTKDGGFILAGTSNSPKTPEGGIGNKKEDCKGITDFWVIKLNAKGDEQWQKTIGGSGQDELLCAFQTTDGGYMLGGSSSSTLLPQKDLTEKGTIDVKPDLTGKTEKCRGNMDYWIVKLDNTGAVVWQKTYGGEYADVLRSMEQTVDGGYILGGYSNSPRSGDKTEANSGIGDYWILKIDMEGKIEWQKTYGGNGDNQLYVIHQTQDGGYIAGGNSNSTTALTLLGGTVSNGTDYWVMKMDETGKVVWSKTYDFGKVDILTSLVENDDHTFLVGGYAQSESEQGNGGLQLLKVTGDKDGINDYIALKISDSGEELWKKTVGSKGEDILRKLIETRDGGYLLAGTSNSKSSKDKNSTIGGNDFWVVKLKDKQKPEEVKVKIEAIPNPANTFTNIIVGYDFEQGTATVYDLRGRKLQSFEIHNRTVPIDLSMYSEGIYIVSIKTNVHTDGVKVIKGSNN is encoded by the coding sequence ATGAAAAGAAAATTACTTCTACTATTACTTTTTTATTCTTGTCTTGGCCAATCCCAAGATATTCTTTGGGAAAAATCATACGGAGGACTCCATGCCGACTATCTTTTTGATGCACAACCCACAGCCGATTATGGATTTATACTGGCTGGTAGTTCCTTGTCTGAAAAAACAGGAAATAAGGAAGAGAACAACCGTGGCGATCTGGATTATTGGATTTGGAAAATGAATGAAAAAGGCGATCTCGATTGGCAGAAAAGCCTTGGAGGCAGTGGTTTTGATTTGCTTCAAAGCATCAAAAATACAAAGGATGGAGGCTTTATTTTGGCTGGTACTTCCAATAGCCCGAAAACTCCAGAGGGCGGTATAGGCAATAAAAAAGAGGACTGCAAAGGTATTACCGATTTTTGGGTGATTAAACTCAATGCTAAAGGTGACGAACAATGGCAAAAAACAATTGGTGGCAGCGGTCAGGATGAATTGCTGTGTGCATTTCAAACCACCGACGGCGGCTACATGCTTGGCGGTTCTTCCAGCAGTACCCTGCTTCCGCAAAAAGACCTCACTGAAAAAGGAACTATAGATGTGAAACCCGATTTGACAGGCAAGACCGAAAAATGCAGGGGCAATATGGATTACTGGATTGTAAAGCTGGACAATACCGGAGCTGTAGTATGGCAAAAAACATACGGAGGCGAATACGCCGATGTACTGCGAAGCATGGAACAAACGGTGGATGGCGGCTACATTTTGGGCGGTTACTCTAATTCACCTCGTTCCGGTGATAAAACGGAGGCCAATTCTGGAATTGGCGATTACTGGATTTTGAAAATTGACATGGAAGGCAAAATAGAGTGGCAAAAAACATACGGTGGCAATGGGGACAATCAGCTGTATGTGATTCACCAAACCCAAGATGGCGGTTATATAGCGGGGGGGAATTCCAACAGTACTACTGCCCTCACTTTGCTGGGTGGAACCGTCAGTAACGGAACCGATTACTGGGTAATGAAAATGGATGAAACCGGAAAAGTGGTTTGGAGCAAGACTTACGATTTTGGTAAAGTTGATATCCTGACCTCACTGGTAGAAAATGACGACCATACTTTTCTGGTTGGCGGGTACGCTCAGAGTGAAAGCGAGCAAGGCAACGGTGGTTTGCAATTGCTAAAAGTAACTGGAGACAAAGATGGAATAAATGATTATATCGCTTTGAAAATTAGTGATTCTGGCGAAGAACTTTGGAAAAAGACCGTAGGAAGTAAAGGCGAAGACATTCTAAGAAAACTAATAGAAACCCGAGATGGAGGGTATTTGCTAGCCGGAACCTCTAACTCCAAATCTTCTAAAGACAAAAACTCGACCATTGGCGGAAACGATTTTTGGGTTGTCAAATTGAAAGACAAGCAGAAACCGGAAGAAGTAAAAGTTAAGATAGAAGCCATACCAAATCCGGCTAACACTTTTACCAACATTATTGTGGGCTATGACTTTGAGCAAGGTACAGCAACGGTTTATGACCTTCGGGGCAGGAAGTTGCAAAGTTTTGAAATACATAACAGAACCGTACCGATTGATTTAAGTATGTATTCTGAAGGTATTTATATCGTAAGCATCAAGACCAATGTGCATACGGATGGTGTGAAAGTCATTAAGGGGAGTAATAATTAA
- a CDS encoding recombinase family protein, with amino-acid sequence MKKFIAYYRVSRKEQGISGLGLSAQKSSVEKYVIGQEGIILNEYTEIETGTNKRERVEIHKAIQQAKNEGAILIIAKLDRLARNVSFVSSLMDAGIEFLAVDMPSANNFTIHIFSALAEQEAKLISSRTKVALAELKKKGVKLGNPQNLTSEARAKGVNKIKENAMNNDRNRQAQSIILNCKEKEMSYRQIADYLNQLNFKTRHGNKFYAPTVLQLYSRAII; translated from the coding sequence ATGAAAAAGTTTATCGCCTATTATCGTGTGAGCAGAAAAGAACAAGGAATCTCTGGATTAGGGTTGTCAGCGCAAAAAAGTTCCGTTGAAAAATACGTAATTGGTCAAGAAGGAATTATTTTGAACGAATATACTGAGATTGAGACAGGAACAAACAAACGTGAACGAGTAGAAATTCACAAAGCGATTCAACAAGCAAAAAATGAAGGGGCAATTCTCATCATAGCAAAATTAGACCGATTAGCAAGGAACGTAAGCTTTGTAAGTTCTCTAATGGATGCAGGAATCGAGTTTTTGGCTGTTGACATGCCATCAGCCAATAACTTCACCATCCATATTTTTTCGGCACTTGCCGAGCAGGAAGCCAAGCTTATCAGCTCCAGAACTAAGGTTGCGCTTGCAGAACTTAAGAAAAAAGGGGTAAAATTGGGGAATCCGCAAAATCTAACTAGTGAAGCGAGAGCCAAAGGAGTTAATAAAATCAAGGAAAATGCCATGAACAACGACAGAAATCGTCAGGCTCAGTCAATAATCCTTAATTGCAAAGAGAAAGAAATGAGCTATAGACAAATTGCAGATTATCTTAACCAACTCAACTTCAAAACCAGACACGGCAATAAGTTTTATGCTCCTACGGTTCTTCAATTGTACAGCAGGGCTATTATTTAA
- a CDS encoding tyrosine-type recombinase/integrase: MTKLSLETYLNQNFTTKTADSYLYTINHFLKTNPKAKRYTFQNIVSYMEEVSRKQTNIQYRVRILSAIKKYYDFLVMAGLRNEHPCKQLTIKNKQNQTVQVQDLFSSEELQLLLTRENRYQFLDSRNSVLLSLLIYQGLTSEELAELTVENIDLDAGTVYVKASTNQNRRTLELLNKQMIVFSKYINEIRPELLRCNTDKLLLSKLGKPISVDGIHAIIEPLKPLFPDKSLNPRTIRISVICNWLNEKKIPLEQVQELAGHKWPGTTEKYIKVDSLQQREMINKFFPL, encoded by the coding sequence ATGACAAAATTATCGTTGGAAACATATCTTAATCAAAACTTTACAACCAAAACAGCAGACAGCTATCTGTACACCATTAACCACTTTTTAAAAACCAATCCCAAAGCCAAAAGATATACGTTTCAAAATATTGTGAGTTACATGGAAGAAGTGAGCCGAAAGCAGACCAATATCCAGTACAGGGTCAGAATCCTGTCAGCAATCAAAAAGTATTATGATTTCCTAGTGATGGCAGGACTTAGAAACGAACATCCCTGCAAACAGCTGACCATCAAAAACAAGCAAAATCAAACGGTACAGGTTCAGGATTTGTTCAGCAGTGAAGAACTGCAATTGCTTTTGACCCGTGAAAACCGCTATCAGTTCTTAGATTCCAGAAACAGCGTACTGCTGTCACTGCTCATTTATCAGGGATTGACCAGCGAAGAACTGGCAGAACTAACAGTTGAAAACATTGATTTGGATGCAGGAACGGTCTATGTCAAAGCTTCAACGAACCAAAACCGCAGAACCCTAGAATTACTCAATAAGCAAATGATAGTTTTTTCCAAATACATCAATGAAATCAGACCTGAATTACTGAGATGCAACACCGATAAATTACTGTTGAGCAAACTGGGGAAACCGATTTCAGTTGATGGAATCCATGCGATTATCGAGCCGTTAAAGCCATTGTTTCCAGATAAAAGCCTCAACCCAAGAACCATTCGCATCAGTGTTATCTGCAATTGGCTCAATGAAAAGAAAATTCCATTGGAACAAGTTCAGGAACTAGCGGGGCATAAGTGGCCTGGAACCACTGAAAAGTATATCAAAGTTGACAGTCTTCAACAGCGGGAAATGATAAATAAGTTCTTTCCGTTGTAA
- a CDS encoding helix-turn-helix domain-containing protein, which produces MKDSTPKDNIEELRLIAMRLKELRKAKGYSNYEHIAFALEMSRSAYWRLETGANFELKTLIKICKVLDVSLEEFFKGIDVPNSKIK; this is translated from the coding sequence ATGAAAGATTCAACTCCAAAAGACAATATTGAAGAGCTTAGATTAATCGCAATGCGACTAAAAGAACTAAGAAAAGCAAAAGGATACTCGAATTATGAACACATCGCATTTGCTTTGGAAATGAGTCGTTCAGCATATTGGAGATTAGAAACTGGAGCTAATTTTGAGTTAAAAACATTAATAAAAATATGTAAAGTGCTGGATGTTAGTTTGGAAGAGTTTTTTAAAGGAATTGATGTTCCAAACTCCAAAATAAAATAA